The DNA sequence tggtcttttttcttttacggcgcaaaaaataaagaacctagcggtgattaaataccaccaaaagaaagctccatttgtgtgaaaaaaaggacaaaaatttcatatagatacagtgttgcatgactgagtaattgtcattcaaaatgtgagagcaccaaaagctgaaaattggtctggttaggaagggggtttaagtgcctagttgtcaagtggttaaagtgcctcaGGACACTATATTTATCCACACCCTTTTCAACAAAGTTACGGTGTTCACCAAACCTTTTACGGAGCGTACGGATGGTGCGGCCTACATAGAGTAGGCTGCATGGACACGTCAAGCAGTATACAACGTACTCAGATGAGCATGTAAAGAAGTCTGGTGTGGTGTACTGCATTACTTTACATGTGAAATCTTTTTGTCTATGTGTCATGTGTTTATACATGAGACATAGgggttttttgcactgatacattcCCTTGATGTTAAAGAATGTAGTTTCCCTCTATACCTCCATTCTGCACAATGTAGGCCTACAGGCTACACAGTACTTCACCAATGAGGACCCACAACTTAATCCCGGCCAGGTACATTTCCTTTTGaaaatgttggaatactgcttgaCACACAACTATTTTGAAACCAATGGTGACTTCTATATTTAGACccagggcacagctatgggggcaaattttgccccagcTATGCAAATATCACCATGGGCTATTGGAAACATCTTCATATTTGGCAGAACAACCCATACGCCTCCCATTTAACATTCTAGGGACGCTATATTGATGACGTAGTCATTATTTGGGATGGGTCAGATACTCTAATCCCAGGATTTCTACAACATTGCAACACCAACACTATGGGCTTGTCATTCACCGCAGTATTTGATGACAATAAGCTTGCATTTTTGGATCTGGAATTGTTCCATCATGATAACAGTATTTGTGCTTAAAATTTCACAAAACCCACCTTcggcaactcctatttgcactaTAGGAGTTGTCACCATCCACGTTGGGTGAACAACATTCTGAAGAGCCAGTTCTACCGTCTTAAGCATAACTGTACTTGCACACAGGACTACAATACCCATGGTCAGATACTCAAGACCAAATTTAAAGAAAAAGGCTACCCTGACGATATCGTTGAAGAATCTTTTCAACACTATTTTCATACAGACGTAAAAAGTGACAGAAAGGCTAAAACAGAGGACAGTACGCAAACCAGTGCGGTTTGCCACACAGTTCCATACTCAATTTAGGAAGATGGAAAGGATCCTCTCTAAACATTGGTCCATATTTAGGGAGGATCCCCATCTAAAATCGACACTAACCGATCGACCTTTAGTAACTTATAGAAGAGCAAAAAACATCAAAGCCCAAATAGCTCAGAGTAAAATAAAACCATCACGACAGATCGTGATCAGTGCTTCCCTGACATTCTGTAACATCAAGGgaatgtatcagtgcaaaaaacccCTATGTCCCACGTGTAAACACGTGACACATAGACAAAAAGATTTCACATGTAAAGGAAAGCAGTACACCATACCAGACTTCTTTACATGCTCATCTGAATACATTGTATACGGCTTGACATATCCATGCAGCCTATTCTATGTAGGCCGCACCATCCGTACTCTCCGTAAAAGGTTTGGTGAACACCGTAACTTTGTTGAAAAGGGTGTGGATAAATATAGTGTCCCGAGGCACGTTAAGAGTTTCACAAGCAGTCATCTTTAGGGCTCTGCATTTGGGTCATAGAGGCCATATCCAAACATTTTCCCAAAGCAGCAAAGCAGAACGCTATAAACGGCTATGTGAGAGGGAAAATTACTGGATTTATACTTTGGATAGTCTATTGCCACTTAATGAGGGCATTGAAATTAATATTCTTTTATGACCATATCTGTCCTCAttgttttatgtgtgtgtgtatgtacgtaTGCACTTATGTacgttgtgtgtgtatgtatatgtacacacatacgcacagagatatatatatgtttatgtgtatCTTTCTCATTCCCCTACATTTAGCATActctatgtatatatgtataccttTATTCCCccatcaaacaacaaaaaacagaaaataaaaatgaaaataatatataGTATCCATAATCAATAACTACCAATTTCCATATAGTATAATTAATCTCTCATGGTCGTCCCCTTTTGGTAATTTGATGAGGATTTTTTTGATTCTCTTATTTTGAGCATGTAATATATATccaatatatatttaatatagtaATCTTAATATATAGCAATTCTAAtacatatcctttttttttttacttttgtatagatATATAATTATAGAGCTAAAAACTCATTGGTcactttttgtaagtattttagtcTATTAGTTTAAGCCAATTAATTTGTGAATTTTTTTAAAAGTGTAATttttaaaagtatatatttttaaataataatttccTAAACCTATTCATTTTACCTGTTAGTTATCGGTAATTTTAGTCATAATCATGTGAAACTGTTTAAGAGTGTCAAAATAGTATGTTCAGCTCGTAGAATTGTAATTTGCCTCAATGTTTACATGTTTCCATGGTTACCTGTTTAGCCAGTCACTTAGTACTtagtctatgtgtatatataaaaaaaaccctcttCAAAGATGGCCCCCAAcagagcctgaggaaggagcatgcatgctcgaACGCACGCACATCCCCGCAGACCCTGTACCCAGAAGTGACGACACCCTGCCGTGTTCCCGTGCATCGCCAATCCCTGTCCCAGCTTTCCAGGAGCGCTCAGCTCCACCAGTGTAACTGGACAAAGGACAGATACACGAACATTCCAGCTAGCGACATTTTCCGGGACGGCGCGGATGACATcgcagtagggctgggagattttcttaaacaaaattcgattcacgattcaaataaagttttttttttttatttggacgctgcgccggtcctgaggagctgcgggcaggagtttttaggcgaggccgcggctttggcctagtcacCGGTGTCCGgcttcgcggactaggccgaagccgcggcctcacctaaaaactcctgcccgcagctcctcaggatcggcgtggtgtcagcgccggtcctggggagctgcaggcaggagtttttaggcgaggccgctgcttcggcctagtccgtggcgccCGGCCGAAATCGCAGACTAGGCCAAAGCcccggcctcacctaaaaactactgcccgcagctcctcaggaccagcgcggtgaaaaaaaaaaaatttttaaaaatggatttgcttaaattttgaatcgatttgacctcttaaCTCGATTAGagatttaaatctattttttccccagccctacaccgcagcaccgatcattcccagctgtttcctgtgtgctcctccaccagccccctccatgttctcctccggccccccgcATTCTCCTCTGCCACTTCTGTCCTCCTTCTCGCCCCCCCTCGTCCCccacagccggctcccctcctctcctctcctgtcggctgtggggggaactgtcaggaattggacacagtgagcgagatcaatcctgtgtcctgtgataactgagcagagtaaacacagtttactctgctcagtttatgaatgaacaggagcctctgtctcctgttcattcatcttcagtgctgagaaaggtactggggaatctgtgtcctcagtccttttctctgtctcaaaggggagatatcaggggtctgtttggatccctgacatctcaccaaagcccccaaaaaaatataaaaaaaaaaatatttaaaaaaaattctaaaaaatgaaaaagtgtaaaaaaataaaataaaaaaactactgacaccaatctctctcatgccctaccaacactgtccactgccccaaccccctccccccaaaaagcattgtgaaaaaaaattaaaacatattaaattgtaaaaaaaatcaattattaaaaataaaaaaaactactaacaccgtccacttccacccaccccccacccccttccccagaagcactgtgaaaaaatattgaaaaagtgatttaaaaaatattttttcgcgGGGGGCAGCGCCGCCTCCCTGAAacgagtttgccacctccctgaaataagtttttgcaggttgggatgtctgaataCACGGTAAATTTGCTTCATGCCCGCTTAACAGCATGGCTTATGAAACCTCTGATGTTGATCTGTTTGCACTGAGCCTAAGTCTGTGTGTAGAGCCAGGGTGACCAAGAAGAATGAGAATGAGTGGTTGTAGGCTAAAGTCAGGGCAGGACAGGGGTAAGACATTGTTGTAAAGGTAGTTTATAGCAGAATAGAAAAAAGAAGAGTTAAAGTGGTAAAGGTTATTATAAGGAACTGTTTGCTGCAATGAGCAGGAAACTGCATGTAGGAGAAGCCTTCTGAGTTGTCTTCTCTTACTTGGTTACTTTAAATTGCAGAACTGTTTTAACACTTTTATACATCTGCTCATGGTAACCCTAAACCTCTGCGTCCATTGTCTCTCCAGATGTTTCTGTCGCTCCTGGGTGCAGCTTCTATACTCGCTGGATCACTATTCTGCCTAACAATGTCTGTTATGGGATTACGCTATGGACCGGTATGTCAGTATTATGACCCTGAGGAAACAAATACTACTGGCTCCCCAATACCCACCACCAATACGTCCCTGATCTGGGGTCGCCCATTTGTGAACCCACTGATTGAACAGAAGTAAGTCCCatatatttttggctttttaaaaGGTCAGTTCAGTTACGACAGTGGAGAGATGAATCACTCACTTGCTGTTTATATTTCTTTGTGGTCTCTATCATTGACTTTGTGCATTGAGCTTTATGCCATGATGCACTAATATGTACCGGATATTAGCACATTATCGCAGATTGACCTGCCAGTTGATCCCCTCCACCGGTGTGGTCCAAGCGCTCCAATCTATCACTGGCGCTTCCATCTTTTCCTGATCTTCCTTCTAAATTCTGACGTTCTAGCctagcaccctcctagtgtagtGTAGGCTGCTAGGAAAATGTAGCTAGCTCCTCTATAATCAGTGGAGCAAGTGGTTGATTATCCAAGGCTGTTCAGTGTTCCACAAGCTGCTGTTCTGTTGCTTCCCTttgtcttctagaggattctagaagtatagtgggagAAAGGACAGAGCAAGCAGCCTGAATATtatggaggggtgggctccctctaggcatacctgccctcaatctatctattattatatactgtatgtgctgcaactttggagactctcaaaatttaAAGTTGGAACTGCAGTGCACGGGGGTGCCATGAAGTGCCCCTGCAGCTTACGCATTAATAtggaaatgtgtgcaaacaaaacccatGGTTtaaacgtgaactgttagacaggacaatttggtttgctgcaagctggctggtaagtgagcaggAAATTGTTCTTTGACATGCATCACCCTTACacatgctccttgctgcaaagaccagttatagatTGGGGTTGTTGCCATTTGtttgaatatttatgggactctAGCCCATCCCTGggaaggtgtgcccagaaggtggagagaaagcccataaatagtctgaggcctgggcAGCAGGGTGCAGTGTTTCTGGGTCCAGGCTTGCAagaggagacccctgtgcaggggCTATGTGGCATGCTACAGAAGCCTTTGTGaagacatcaaggtcccagctaagcttagctgggggggggggggctattcgcAAGTTCATGTCCAGGTCCAGGGATCAAGTtaggtctggagaagctcactggagagagccaggagaaaggtggtgggaaagagtccagctgtcctaaGGTGGTatgagtctacatctccctcacaaGGAAGAGCCTGGAGGATATTGGCAGGAGGCAACTGATGATCCTGTGAGTAGTTGACCTTCAGTGCTGGAGGAAAGTGTGTAGCTTTTAACTCTGGAAGGAGTACAGGTCACCAACAGCATAAGAGATCCTGTGGGACATTCAGTAGTTTGTACAGTACAGCAAGCAGTTCTGTGCAGTGTACTCAGAAATTGAGGAGTCCTTGAGATATCTAGTTCTACAGTTTCCGGGTATCCCATGCTCTCTCCCTATCCTAGTTCATTGTTTCCAATGAAAACCCAAAataaacccctagactgttttcttAGCCAGtggaaaaatgaagaaaaagtggGGAAATATGACTGCATAGGACTGCTAGCAACAAGGCAGAATGGGGCAACAGGATCACTAGATGTTTTTTGGCCAGGCTTCGGGAGGTAATTAAATGTCCTACACCTTAggcaagggcattatccaacttaAGTCAAAGTTGcactgtttgtttttatctacaggtgccTCTTACCTACATAGGTAATttgtttggtaaaggtgaactaaccctttaagctttgttaaaggtggcttctctAAACCCCTGAAACACAAGTTTTCCACGAGCCACCAAAGGCCCCTGCACACCAGATAGTTGACAACTGAAAGGTCCCAAACCCAGTTAGTACTTCCAACAATGTCAGGGATCCATGTTATGTCAGCGCGCACTCCATACCTAACTACCGCACCCTCTGTATCAGTTTAAGTTACAAGAGTCCCCCCAAAATATTCCTGATTAGATATTTACTCTGTCAGTTCCTTAACATGTTGGTGCTTTCTAAATTTGGGAAATAACATACCAAtccaattatctttttttttttcccagcaatgAAAACTACCTCTTCCACCCAGAAATATGGGACACGTGTGTGGAACCTCCTAATGTGGTGGAGTTCAACATCATCCTTTTCTCTATCTTGATAGCAGCGAGTTCCATTGAGGCCATCCTGGGCGCCGTCCATCTGATCAACAGTCTATTTGGTGTCATCTGCGGAACCTGTAGGAAAAAGGATGACGACTACGAGGACACGATGAAagatgaaaagaaagaaaacaaatgtaagCAGCACCTAACCTCATTTATCACCAAGCCATACCAAACTGTCTGTGTTGACCCATTTCAACCAATCAGATTAAAGAGACAATGTTAGTTTGCATTTTTAGGGCAAATGACAGAGTCTACACATAGCCCATCCCCACTGGCAGGGGGACAGTTACCCTCATCACCTCCCCACACTACTGGTACCCTCACTGGTTGAACGGGGCTTCTGAGTTAGAGGGAGCTCATGATTAgtggccaatcagcaggtccaaacAGTACCTACCGGAAGCTGTTATTCATCCTACTCTGTCCTGTAGTGATATAGTGGCCTGAACCAAAATGCATAGAGGGAGACTCAGGTATCCAACACACCCTTATGTGTGtcagatgcttaaccacttcaataccggtcgcttttaaccccctcctgcccaggccaattatcaACTTTTagttctgtcacactttgaatgacaattgtgtggtcatataACACTGAGCCCcaactaaattgttatcatttttatcacacaattagagctttatttttgtggtatttaatcaccactgggttttttatcttttactaaataaacaaaataagactaaaaattttgaacaaaaacacagttttcttagtttctgttataaaattttgcaaacaaataattgttcttcataaatttagctcaaaatgtattctgctacatttcgttggtgaaaataacccaaatcagtgtatattatttagtctgtaggaaagttatacagtccacaaactatggtatgtatatcTTAAAAtcaattaatcctgatgtactgatggactcatttcttgaggccctaaaatgcaaggaccattcaaataccccccaaatgacccatttgtggaaagtagacagtccaaggtacttaGTAAAAGCATGGCGGgtattttgaagttgtcattttttgtcatttttttttttgaaaattaagaaatttaaaaaaaaatcctttccacaatctcttttttttttacatactgtcaccagtgcagtacagtgttatcatataactggtgtagcggtgatcagggaCCCTGACTGGggacagtgcaaaaaaaagaaaaaaaaaagttttttttttttctattacattttctttctttttttttgcaatatttttttcttaacacactgtgaccagagaaatataatgttaccatggtaacattgtattgctctgggAAGTGATcagagtttttttttacattatgtttgcttatagcagtgcattacattgctataagcaagcattttactgaatgaaactgatttattcagtttgctttgttttGATCAGCTTTtgatcaaagctaatcacatggtacagatgtctTACCATGTAATcagattgaccaatcacagctagcaacacatttaTACATATTGggtggcttgaaaggaagccattcattgtgtacaactgccaTGTGATCTGCTTTGATTCGTCACAGCAgccacatggtactggcagcaagcTAGTACTCGGATCGGTCCTCGGCTGTGTCCCTTGGATATTGGCGGTGAAAGATTGCGCCACTGTCCCAGTCAGGATGAAAAACACCCGCCCAGCTGTCAATCGGCTATTGGGCGGATGGGAACTGGTTAAAGGGTATATTATGTTATGTGCTCACAtttacacagcaaaaaaaaaaaaaaaaatgaataaatgtagcaccctctagtgtagagtgctagtTTGTACATAGGTTTTTCTGTAGTGTAGGTATattttggcttggctggcagcaaAGCCTGTTTTGAATCTGTGttagggtgagtgactcagggaggctggatgactcatcaggcagcacctctggtatcTCCcactacttgctggaaccttggagaagtttcCAGAAGAACGGGTGGGAGGATAGGAGGAGCTGCCTGTagtattgaggagggccccagccaatccccagcaaatggattggcagggggtaggTCTCTCTTAAATACTCAGAGTCAGGCCAGATGGGACAGTGTGGAGTTCgggagctggagatggagtgctgaggaggctgttagAGGCCCTTGAGGATAGCCCCCTAGTCTGGAGGGGGGGTTGACCTCGGGCCTGgagctcgggtgctggagggatccaCTCAAGACACACAGAGGAGTTCTGTCCAGAGGCACGGGATcaagagtgaggacagcaggagccagcgagCATGTCCAGGAGAGAAGACAGccgggtggctggtgagtgtgatAGTCTGGGAGTGGCAGTCTTAGATGGTTGTAGAGtcagtcagtctgggaggactgtgggaagta is a window from the Aquarana catesbeiana isolate 2022-GZ linkage group LG03, ASM4218655v1, whole genome shotgun sequence genome containing:
- the LOC141134083 gene encoding transmembrane 4 L6 family member 5-like; translated protein: MCTGKCAKCIGCTLIPLAIICITCNAMLFFPGWSTEPSKEVGTKLTSEVTTCLGILGGGINVLLPAIQMAAAGGKGCCGNRCGMFLSLLGAASILAGSLFCLTMSVMGLRYGPVCQYYDPEETNTTGSPIPTTNTSLIWGRPFVNPLIEQNNENYLFHPEIWDTCVEPPNVVEFNIILFSILIAASSIEAILGAVHLINSLFGVICGTCRKKDDDYEDTMKDEKKENKCKQHLTSFITKPYQTVCVDPFQPIRLKRQC